The following proteins come from a genomic window of Paucimonas lemoignei:
- the garP gene encoding major facilitator superfamily transporter — MDRSSAPVHLSDAGVAPASSSPAIATTARATSVRWRIFAIVFLLTMVNLIDRVSLSIAMPTIAREFELSPSMQGLILSSFFWAYALLQIPGGWMIDRFGPRRVITWSTGLWGTFQVLAGFATGGASLLFARMFLGAAEAPLFPSGGKLISLWLAPSERSRGAVMMDSGSPLGVALGGLIIAYLIATLDSWRMAFVIAGVATLLLGWVSWRYLRDDPSAHPQVNQAELDKINAGRATPAAEAARAQVKGLGIAARSLTGLLVGRSSWAMVYFGLLTWGPSYLAQARGFDIKGIGAATFVIFIFGALGSLTGGFLCDGLIRKGVRRGLAIKGLLTFSGLVALAALVLLPTLTDPFAAVGVLAMTAFFLMWGSLYWSFPALLAAPARVGLIGSVMNLAGSIGGIFVPILVGVILQYFGGFGAVLTFFAICAALFVLATLFISLDGQREVADA, encoded by the coding sequence ATGGATCGCTCCAGTGCCCCCGTGCATCTGTCAGACGCAGGTGTCGCCCCCGCTTCATCCAGTCCGGCGATCGCCACCACGGCGCGCGCCACGTCAGTGCGCTGGCGGATTTTCGCGATTGTGTTTCTGCTGACCATGGTCAACCTGATCGACCGGGTTTCGCTGTCCATCGCCATGCCCACTATCGCCAGAGAATTCGAACTCTCCCCCAGCATGCAGGGCTTGATCCTCAGCAGTTTCTTCTGGGCCTACGCGCTGTTGCAGATCCCTGGCGGCTGGATGATCGACCGCTTCGGCCCGCGCCGGGTGATCACGTGGTCCACCGGGTTGTGGGGCACTTTTCAAGTGCTGGCCGGGTTCGCCACCGGTGGTGCTTCGCTGCTGTTTGCGCGGATGTTCCTCGGCGCGGCGGAAGCGCCTTTGTTCCCGTCCGGCGGCAAACTGATTTCTCTGTGGCTGGCGCCCAGCGAGCGCAGCCGCGGCGCGGTCATGATGGACAGCGGCAGCCCGTTGGGTGTGGCGCTGGGTGGTTTGATCATCGCCTACCTGATTGCAACTCTGGACTCCTGGCGCATGGCGTTCGTCATTGCCGGTGTCGCCACCTTGCTGCTGGGTTGGGTGTCGTGGCGTTACCTGCGCGACGATCCCTCCGCACACCCGCAGGTCAATCAGGCCGAGCTGGACAAGATCAACGCCGGTCGTGCCACCCCCGCTGCCGAAGCTGCGCGGGCACAGGTCAAAGGCCTGGGCATCGCCGCCCGTTCCCTGACCGGTTTGCTGGTGGGCCGCTCCAGCTGGGCGATGGTCTATTTCGGCCTGCTGACCTGGGGGCCAAGCTACCTGGCCCAGGCTCGTGGTTTTGACATTAAAGGCATTGGCGCGGCGACCTTCGTGATCTTCATCTTTGGTGCACTGGGTTCGTTGACTGGCGGCTTTCTGTGTGACGGCCTGATTCGCAAGGGTGTGCGCCGGGGCCTGGCGATTAAAGGCTTGCTGACTTTCTCCGGTCTGGTGGCCTTGGCCGCGCTGGTCTTGCTGCCGACCTTGACCGACCCGTTTGCGGCGGTTGGCGTGTTGGCCATGACTGCGTTCTTCCTGATGTGGGGTAGCTTGTACTGGAGCTTCCCGGCGCTGCTGGCGGCACCGGCCCGTGTCGGTTTGATCGGCAGCGTGATGAACCTGGCGGGCAGCATCGGCGGGATCTTCGTGCCGATTCTGGTCGGGGTGATCCTGCAATACTTCGGCGGCTTTGGTGCGGTGCTGACCTTCTTCGCGATCTGCGCGGCGCTGTTTGTCCTGGCCACTCTATTTATCAGCCTGGATGGTCAGCGGGAGGTGGCAGATGCCTGA
- a CDS encoding amidohydrolase, whose product MPDLYDGPIVDAHHHFWDPQTNYHPWLAEGASIPFRYGDYSAIKRRYLPPEYFADAGQHHVVQTVYVETEWDPSDPIGETRFVEQLTARYGVPNAIVAQAWLDHPDAIDLLNAQAAFAGVRSVRHKPGGPESPEQVGTQRSLMSDEHWRRSFAALHELGLHFDLQTPWWNLPEAERLARDFPESTIILNHAGLPSDRSEQGLAGWHAAMSRLAGQPNVMVKISGLGQRGKPWRAEDNAWIVREIIAMFGAERAMFASNFPVDSLCGSFDDIYSGFKQIVRDLPQADQQQLFYSNAQRVYRCEPSATAQTWHEQMRNQA is encoded by the coding sequence ATGCCTGATTTGTACGACGGCCCCATCGTCGACGCCCACCATCATTTCTGGGACCCGCAGACCAACTACCACCCGTGGTTGGCCGAGGGCGCGAGCATCCCGTTTCGATACGGCGACTACTCGGCGATCAAGCGGCGTTACCTGCCGCCGGAATACTTCGCCGATGCAGGCCAGCATCACGTGGTGCAGACCGTCTACGTCGAGACCGAATGGGACCCCAGTGACCCGATTGGCGAGACGCGTTTTGTCGAGCAACTGACGGCTCGTTACGGCGTACCCAATGCCATCGTTGCTCAGGCCTGGCTCGATCACCCTGACGCGATTGATCTGCTCAACGCCCAGGCCGCCTTCGCAGGCGTGCGCAGCGTCAGGCACAAGCCCGGTGGTCCGGAATCACCCGAGCAAGTGGGTACCCAACGCAGCCTGATGAGCGACGAACACTGGCGCCGCAGCTTTGCCGCCTTGCATGAGCTGGGTCTGCATTTCGACTTGCAGACGCCGTGGTGGAACCTGCCAGAGGCCGAACGCCTGGCTCGGGATTTCCCGGAAAGCACGATCATCCTCAACCACGCAGGTCTGCCCTCGGATCGCAGCGAGCAAGGGTTGGCCGGTTGGCATGCAGCCATGAGCCGCCTGGCCGGGCAGCCCAATGTGATGGTGAAGATTTCCGGCCTCGGTCAGCGTGGCAAGCCCTGGCGCGCCGAGGACAACGCCTGGATCGTCCGCGAGATCATCGCCATGTTCGGCGCAGAGCGGGCGATGTTTGCCAGCAACTTCCCGGTGGACAGCCTGTGCGGCTCGTTCGACGACATTTATAGCGGCTTCAAGCAGATCGTTCGCGACCTTCCACAGGCCGATCAGCAACAGCTTTTCTACAGCAATGCGCAACGTGTCTATCGTTGCGAGCCTTCAGCCACTGCGCAGACGTGGCACGAACAGATGAGGAATCAAGCATGA
- the pdxA2 gene encoding 4-hydroxythreonine-4-phosphate dehydrogenase — translation MSKTRIAMVLGDPAGIGPELIARLLAEPQVRSQAQVILIADEAEMQRGMQIAGKEFPYRQVESLDDLNFTDDTPLFYNFRGDASGEFARSEASVIGGRYCLDTLKIAVELTAAKTTDAVLFGPLNKTSLHMAGMAHSDELHWFAELLGFDGPFCEFNVLDNLWTSRVTSHVALSAVPGMLNQNRVVEAIRLIDTALKRNGLERPRIGVCGLNPHNGDNGSFGREELDIIGPAVKTAQAQGIAADGPYPGDTIFLKVQGDASAFDAVVTMYHDQGQIAIKLMGFSRGVTVQGGLPIPITTPAHGTAFDIAGQGKANVGAIRQAFEIACRMGRSSY, via the coding sequence ATGAGCAAGACCCGAATTGCGATGGTACTGGGTGATCCGGCTGGCATCGGCCCTGAGTTGATTGCCCGTCTGCTGGCCGAGCCGCAGGTGCGCAGCCAGGCCCAGGTGATCCTGATTGCCGATGAAGCTGAGATGCAGCGCGGCATGCAGATCGCTGGCAAGGAGTTTCCTTATCGTCAGGTGGAATCCCTGGATGACCTGAACTTCACCGACGACACGCCGCTGTTCTACAACTTCCGTGGCGATGCCTCCGGTGAATTCGCCCGCAGCGAAGCCAGTGTCATCGGCGGCCGTTATTGCCTGGACACGCTGAAAATCGCTGTTGAACTGACAGCCGCGAAAACCACCGATGCGGTGTTGTTCGGGCCACTGAACAAGACCTCGCTGCACATGGCGGGCATGGCCCACAGCGATGAATTGCACTGGTTTGCCGAGCTGTTGGGCTTTGATGGTCCGTTCTGTGAATTCAATGTGCTGGATAACCTGTGGACGTCACGGGTGACCTCCCACGTCGCGTTGTCGGCAGTGCCGGGCATGCTCAATCAGAACCGGGTCGTGGAAGCGATTCGCCTGATCGATACGGCGCTCAAACGCAACGGTCTGGAGCGTCCGCGCATTGGTGTATGTGGCTTGAATCCGCACAACGGCGACAACGGCTCGTTTGGTCGCGAGGAGCTGGACATCATTGGTCCGGCGGTGAAAACCGCGCAGGCGCAGGGCATTGCGGCTGACGGTCCGTACCCCGGCGACACGATTTTCCTCAAGGTGCAGGGCGATGCCAGCGCATTTGATGCGGTGGTGACCATGTATCACGACCAGGGGCAGATCGCGATCAAACTCATGGGCTTCTCCCGGGGCGTGACCGTGCAGGGTGGCTTGCCGATCCCGATCACCACGCCCGCGCACGGCACGGCATTTGATATCGCAGGGCAGGGCAAAGCCAACGTCGGCGCGATCCGCCAGGCTTTCGAAATCGCCTGCCGGATGGGGCGCAGTTCTTACTGA
- the rhmD gene encoding putative enzyme, with translation MKIKAIRTRVFEWKGKVVPPQAHFCTNASDILFERGDAMGSFRFHGWLVVEIETDTGLVGIGNCALAPRVAKEIIDTYLAPIAIGEDPFDNEYIWQKMYRQSHAWGRKGIGMAAISAIDIAIWDIMGKAVNKPVFKLLGGRTKEKIWTYASKLYANDNLDLFLEEAQGYLNQGFTALKMRFGYGPKDGPAGMRRNIEQVRALRELAGPDVDIMLECYMGWTLEYARRMLPKLAEFEPRWLEEPVIADDIEGYIELKKMNIMPISGGEHEFTSYGFKDLLERRAVDVIQYDTNRVGGITAARKINAMAEAWSVPVIPHAGQMHNYHLTMSTTASPMAEFFPVFDVEVGNELFYYVFKGEPQPVNGYIQLDDNKPGLGLEISDEYLSDFNIIE, from the coding sequence ATGAAAATCAAAGCGATTCGTACCCGTGTCTTCGAATGGAAAGGCAAGGTCGTCCCCCCTCAAGCGCACTTCTGCACCAATGCCAGCGACATCCTTTTCGAACGTGGCGACGCCATGGGGTCGTTCCGTTTTCACGGCTGGCTGGTGGTGGAAATCGAAACCGATACCGGCCTGGTCGGCATCGGTAACTGCGCCCTTGCACCGCGTGTGGCCAAGGAAATCATCGACACTTACCTGGCCCCCATCGCCATCGGCGAAGACCCGTTCGACAACGAATACATCTGGCAGAAAATGTATCGCCAAAGCCACGCCTGGGGCCGTAAAGGCATTGGCATGGCGGCCATCTCGGCCATTGACATCGCCATCTGGGACATCATGGGCAAGGCCGTGAACAAGCCGGTCTTCAAACTGCTAGGCGGCCGGACCAAGGAAAAGATCTGGACCTACGCCTCCAAACTGTACGCCAACGACAACCTGGATCTGTTCCTCGAGGAAGCCCAGGGCTATCTGAACCAAGGCTTCACGGCGTTGAAAATGCGCTTCGGTTATGGCCCCAAAGACGGCCCTGCGGGCATGCGTCGCAACATCGAGCAAGTGCGTGCGTTACGTGAATTGGCGGGTCCCGACGTGGACATCATGCTGGAGTGCTACATGGGCTGGACCCTGGAGTACGCCCGCCGCATGTTGCCGAAACTGGCTGAATTCGAACCGCGCTGGCTGGAAGAACCAGTGATTGCCGATGACATCGAAGGCTACATCGAGCTGAAAAAAATGAACATCATGCCGATCTCCGGCGGTGAGCACGAATTTACCTCTTATGGCTTCAAAGACCTGCTGGAACGCCGCGCGGTGGACGTGATCCAGTACGACACCAACCGCGTGGGCGGCATCACCGCTGCGCGCAAGATCAACGCCATGGCCGAAGCCTGGTCGGTGCCGGTCATCCCCCATGCCGGGCAGATGCACAACTACCACCTGACCATGTCCACCACCGCCTCGCCGATGGCCGAGTTCTTCCCGGTGTTCGACGTCGAAGTCGGCAACGAGCTGTTCTACTACGTGTTCAAGGGCGAGCCGCAGCCGGTCAATGGTTACATCCAGCTGGACGACAACAAACCGGGGCTTGGGCTGGAAATCTCAGACGAGTACCTGAGCGATTTCAACATCATTGAATGA
- a CDS encoding fumarylacetoacetate (FAA) hydrolase, which produces MRLIQFELPSGQRQVGVVDGERVNVVRETSSTRELALTAIRGGKSLADEVASRGTELGPDYAALLQNRQILPPLDHEDPAHCLISGTGLTHLGSASARDKMHQHDGQVEAGMTDTMKIFKWGIEGGKPAAGQVGAQPEWFYKGDGSIVVRPGADFPVPSFAEDAGEEPELTGLYVIGDDGQPYRLGYALGNEFSDHVMERRNYLYLAHSKLRYCAYGPELRVGELPRHLSGMSRVLRDGQVLWEKEFLSGEDNMCHSLANLEYHHFKYAQFLRPGDVHIHYFGTATLSFADGIKARPGDRFQISLDAFGAPLENGIGEGPQAVGIGQIKAL; this is translated from the coding sequence ATGCGCCTTATCCAATTCGAACTCCCATCGGGTCAACGCCAGGTCGGCGTCGTAGACGGTGAGCGGGTTAATGTTGTACGTGAAACCTCAAGCACCCGCGAGCTGGCCTTGACGGCGATTCGCGGCGGTAAAAGCCTCGCCGATGAAGTCGCCAGCCGTGGCACCGAGCTGGGGCCTGATTACGCTGCACTGCTGCAAAACCGTCAGATCTTGCCACCGCTGGACCACGAAGACCCGGCCCATTGCCTGATCAGCGGCACGGGGCTGACCCATCTGGGCAGCGCGTCGGCGCGGGACAAGATGCATCAGCACGACGGTCAGGTTGAAGCAGGCATGACCGACACCATGAAAATCTTCAAGTGGGGCATTGAAGGCGGTAAACCGGCGGCAGGCCAGGTCGGTGCTCAGCCAGAATGGTTCTACAAGGGCGATGGCAGCATCGTCGTGCGCCCAGGTGCTGACTTCCCGGTGCCGTCATTTGCCGAAGATGCGGGCGAAGAACCTGAGCTGACCGGCCTGTATGTGATTGGTGACGACGGCCAGCCGTATCGCCTCGGTTATGCCTTGGGCAACGAGTTTTCCGATCACGTCATGGAGCGTCGCAATTACCTGTACCTGGCGCATTCCAAACTGCGTTACTGCGCCTATGGCCCTGAACTGCGAGTGGGCGAATTACCCCGGCACCTGTCCGGCATGAGTCGCGTGCTGCGCGATGGGCAAGTGCTGTGGGAGAAGGAATTTCTCAGCGGCGAGGACAACATGTGCCACAGCCTGGCGAACCTTGAATACCACCACTTCAAGTACGCGCAGTTTCTGCGACCGGGGGATGTGCACATTCATTACTTCGGCACCGCGACATTGTCGTTTGCCGACGGCATCAAAGCCCGGCCCGGTGATCGCTTCCAGATCAGCCTGGATGCCTTTGGTGCGCCGCTGGAAAACGGCATCGGCGAAGGCCCGCAGGCGGTGGGGATTGGGCAGATAAAAGCGCTGTAA
- the trmA gene encoding tRNA (uracil-5-)-methyltransferase — MSASIPFDPASYDTQLAAKAERLRELLAPFDAPEPQIFDSPTANYRLRAEFRLWREDQKRHYAMFTPGDNKNPILLDGLPIASLRINALMPVLRDRWEASKVLNHKLFQVDFLTTLAGDAMITMCYHRPLDDEWMAEAEQLAADLGVSLIGRSKGQRLVIGRDYVTEELDVAGRTFSYRQPEGAFTQPNGTVNQKMLEWAYAALGDREDDLLELYCGNGNFTLPLATRVRKVLATEISKTSVNAALSNLADNAVDNVTLVRLSAEELTEALNEVRPFRRLHGVDLKSYEFGSVFVDPPRAGMDPDTCELTRRFERILYISCNPETLAANIAQLNDTHRVERCALFDQFPYTHHMESGVLLVRR, encoded by the coding sequence ATGAGTGCAAGTATCCCCTTCGACCCGGCGAGCTACGACACGCAGCTTGCCGCCAAAGCCGAGCGCCTGCGTGAGCTTCTGGCGCCGTTCGACGCGCCCGAGCCGCAGATCTTCGACTCGCCCACGGCCAACTACCGGCTGCGCGCCGAGTTCCGCCTGTGGCGCGAAGACCAGAAGCGTCACTACGCGATGTTCACACCCGGCGATAACAAGAACCCGATCCTGCTCGACGGCCTGCCGATTGCCAGCCTGCGCATCAACGCCTTGATGCCGGTGCTGCGTGATCGCTGGGAAGCCAGCAAGGTGCTCAATCACAAGCTGTTCCAGGTGGACTTCCTGACCACCCTGGCGGGCGATGCGATGATCACGATGTGTTATCACCGCCCGCTGGATGACGAATGGATGGCCGAAGCCGAGCAGTTGGCCGCGGATCTGGGCGTCAGCCTGATTGGCCGCTCCAAGGGCCAGCGTCTGGTGATTGGTCGCGATTACGTGACCGAAGAGCTGGACGTGGCGGGCAGGACCTTCAGCTATCGCCAGCCCGAAGGCGCGTTCACCCAGCCCAACGGCACGGTGAACCAGAAGATGCTTGAGTGGGCTTATGCAGCGCTGGGCGATCGTGAAGACGATCTGCTGGAGTTGTATTGCGGCAACGGCAACTTCACCCTGCCGCTGGCGACTCGCGTGCGCAAAGTGTTGGCCACTGAAATCAGCAAGACGTCGGTCAACGCCGCGTTGAGCAACCTGGCCGATAACGCTGTGGATAACGTGACGCTGGTGCGTCTGTCCGCCGAGGAACTCACCGAAGCCCTGAACGAGGTGCGTCCGTTCCGCCGCCTGCATGGCGTGGATTTGAAGAGCTACGAGTTTGGCAGCGTGTTCGTCGACCCGCCCCGCGCCGGGATGGACCCGGACACCTGCGAGCTGACCCGTCGCTTCGAACGCATCCTGTACATCTCCTGCAACCCGGAAACCCTGGCCGCCAACATCGCCCAACTCAACGACACCCACCGGGTGGAGCGTTGCGCGCTGTTTGACCAGTTCCCGTATACCCACCATATGGAGTCGGGGGTGTTGCTGGTTAGAAGGTAA
- the yicO gene encoding xanthine/uracil/vitamin C permease, which produces MLERLFQLKAHNTNVRTEILAGVTTFLAMAYILFVNPSILGETGMDKGALFVATCLAAAIGSATMGIIANYPIALAPGMGLNAFFTYTVVLHLGHTWQVALGAVFLSAVMFFILSIFRIREWIINSIPLPLRSAIAAGIGLFLALIALHNAGIVVSNPATMVGMGDLKQPAPVLATLGFFLIVALEKLKVRGAVLIGILAVTIVSILLGVTPFGGIVSVPPSLAPTFLQLDIKGAFDIGLISVIFAFLFVDLFDNSGTLIGVAKRAGLMDKNGHMPKMGRALIADSTAAMAGSLLGTSTTTSYIESAAGVSAGGRTGLTAIVVAILFLLALFFAPLAGSVPAFATAPALLFVAVLMTSGLAEIDWDDLSVAAPVVITALAMPFTYSIANGIAFGFIAWTGIKLLSGQWRELNPALVILSILFVVKLGWFPA; this is translated from the coding sequence ATGCTGGAACGGCTGTTTCAACTCAAGGCACACAACACCAACGTGCGCACCGAGATTCTCGCGGGCGTCACGACCTTTCTGGCGATGGCCTACATTCTGTTCGTCAACCCGAGCATCCTCGGCGAAACCGGCATGGACAAGGGCGCGCTGTTCGTCGCCACCTGCCTGGCAGCCGCCATCGGCTCGGCGACCATGGGCATCATTGCCAACTACCCGATTGCCCTGGCGCCGGGCATGGGTCTGAATGCGTTCTTCACTTACACCGTCGTGCTGCACTTGGGCCATACCTGGCAGGTCGCGTTGGGCGCGGTGTTCCTGTCGGCGGTGATGTTTTTCATCCTGTCGATCTTTCGCATCCGGGAATGGATCATCAACAGCATTCCGCTCCCCCTGCGCTCGGCGATTGCTGCGGGTATCGGCCTGTTTCTGGCGCTGATCGCCCTGCATAACGCGGGCATCGTGGTCAGCAACCCGGCGACGATGGTCGGCATGGGGGATCTGAAGCAACCCGCGCCGGTGCTCGCCACCCTGGGCTTCTTCCTGATTGTGGCCCTGGAGAAACTCAAGGTCCGCGGCGCCGTGCTGATCGGCATTCTGGCGGTCACCATCGTTTCGATACTGCTGGGCGTCACGCCATTCGGCGGCATCGTGTCCGTGCCGCCATCTCTGGCCCCGACCTTCCTGCAACTGGATATCAAGGGCGCCTTTGATATCGGCCTGATCAGCGTGATCTTCGCCTTCCTGTTCGTCGACCTGTTCGACAACTCCGGCACGCTGATCGGCGTGGCTAAACGCGCCGGGCTGATGGACAAGAACGGCCACATGCCAAAGATGGGCCGTGCACTGATCGCCGACAGCACCGCGGCCATGGCCGGTTCGCTGCTGGGTACGTCGACCACCACCAGCTACATCGAGTCCGCTGCGGGCGTGAGCGCGGGTGGCCGCACCGGCCTGACCGCCATCGTGGTCGCGATCCTGTTCCTGCTGGCATTGTTCTTTGCCCCGCTGGCGGGCAGTGTTCCGGCGTTCGCCACCGCTCCGGCCTTGCTGTTCGTGGCTGTGCTGATGACCTCCGGCCTGGCCGAAATCGACTGGGATGACCTGTCGGTTGCCGCACCCGTGGTGATCACCGCCCTGGCGATGCCGTTCACTTATTCCATCGCCAACGGCATTGCCTTTGGTTTCATCGCCTGGACAGGCATCAAATTGTTGTCAGGCCAGTGGCGCGAGCTGAACCCTGCGCTGGTGATCCTGTCGATCCTGTTCGTTGTTAAATTGGGTTGGTTTCCGGCATGA
- the cutS_1 gene encoding 2Fe-2S iron-sulfur cluster binding domain-containing protein: protein MSSPTPQDFAGHAITLTLNGQARQLTVQPWTTLLDLLRDQLDLVGSKKGCDHGQCGACTVLRDGKRINSCLTLAIMCNGAELTTIEGLADGDQLHPMQQAFIKHDAFQCGYCTPGQICSAVGLANEGRASSTAEIKELMSGNLCRCGAYSNIVAAVEEALPNTPQFEKAGGSR, encoded by the coding sequence ATGAGTTCACCAACACCCCAGGATTTCGCTGGCCACGCGATTACCCTGACGCTCAATGGTCAGGCACGACAGCTCACTGTTCAGCCGTGGACCACATTACTCGACCTGCTGCGCGATCAGCTGGACCTGGTTGGCAGCAAGAAAGGCTGCGACCACGGCCAGTGCGGCGCCTGCACTGTCCTGCGTGATGGCAAACGCATCAATTCCTGCCTGACCCTGGCGATCATGTGCAATGGCGCCGAGCTGACCACCATCGAAGGCCTGGCTGACGGCGATCAGTTGCACCCCATGCAGCAGGCGTTCATCAAACACGATGCGTTTCAGTGCGGCTACTGCACGCCGGGGCAGATCTGCTCTGCTGTCGGGCTGGCCAACGAAGGCCGGGCCAGCAGCACCGCCGAGATCAAGGAACTGATGAGCGGTAACCTGTGCCGCTGCGGCGCGTACAGCAACATCGTCGCTGCTGTGGAAGAAGCGCTGCCAAATACGCCTCAGTTCGAAAAAGCAGGGGGCAGCCGATGA
- the hcrB_1 gene encoding molybdopterin dehydrogenase has protein sequence MNPFTYSRPNSVGEAVNLSSAATRFIAGGTNLLDLMKENITRPEHLIDITGLPLNEVTETPDGGLMIGALVSNADLAWHPLIEERYPLLSQAVLAGASPQLRNMASTGGNLLQRTRCYYFYDSTVPCNKREPGSGCPARDGLNRIHAILGASDECVATHPSDMCVALAALEAVVHVEGRAGSRRIEFADFHRLPGDSPQRDNQLADDELITAVELPAPGFAGQGTYLKIRDRASYAFALISVAASLELDGDVIRGARLALGGVAHKPWRDKAAENVLIGKPVSRDSFAAAADALLADAEPLEHNAFKVKLARRAIIRALSDAAVGGNAR, from the coding sequence ATGAATCCGTTTACCTACAGCCGTCCCAACAGCGTGGGCGAGGCCGTTAACCTCAGCAGCGCCGCCACCCGGTTCATTGCTGGCGGCACCAACCTGCTCGACTTGATGAAAGAAAACATCACCCGGCCCGAGCACCTGATCGACATTACCGGTTTGCCGCTCAATGAGGTGACTGAGACACCGGACGGCGGGCTGATGATTGGCGCGCTGGTGAGCAATGCCGACCTGGCCTGGCATCCGCTGATCGAAGAACGTTATCCACTGTTGTCTCAGGCCGTATTGGCTGGCGCCTCGCCGCAGCTGCGCAACATGGCGAGCACCGGCGGCAACCTGCTGCAGCGTACGCGTTGCTATTACTTCTACGACTCGACGGTGCCGTGCAACAAGCGCGAACCCGGCAGTGGCTGCCCGGCGCGTGATGGCCTGAACAGGATCCACGCGATCCTCGGCGCCAGTGATGAATGCGTCGCGACCCATCCATCTGACATGTGTGTGGCCTTGGCCGCTCTGGAAGCGGTGGTGCATGTCGAAGGTCGAGCCGGTTCGCGTCGTATCGAGTTTGCCGACTTTCATCGCCTCCCAGGGGATTCGCCGCAGCGCGATAATCAACTGGCCGACGACGAACTGATCACTGCCGTTGAGCTGCCCGCGCCAGGCTTTGCCGGGCAGGGCACGTACCTGAAGATTCGCGACCGTGCCTCCTACGCTTTTGCGTTGATCTCCGTGGCTGCGTCCCTGGAGCTTGATGGCGATGTCATCCGCGGTGCCCGTCTGGCGCTGGGTGGCGTGGCCCATAAACCATGGCGCGACAAAGCAGCCGAGAACGTGCTGATCGGCAAGCCAGTCTCACGGGACAGCTTCGCCGCTGCAGCCGATGCCCTGCTGGCCGATGCCGAGCCGCTTGAGCACAACGCATTCAAAGTCAAACTGGCTCGCCGGGCGATCATTCGCGCCCTGAGCGATGCTGCTGTGGGAGGAAACGCCCGATGA